From one Formosa sediminum genomic stretch:
- a CDS encoding ABC-F family ATP-binding cassette domain-containing protein, which translates to MLNIHNLSISFQGEYLFEEITFKLSQGDRVGLIGKNGAGKSTMLKIISKDLEPDSGQISADKDLKIGFLRQDIDFVLGRTVLEEAYQAFTEIKDLEAKMEYINEQFVTRTDYESESYHQLMVDLNDLQHQYEIIGGYNYQGNTERILQGLGFQREDFEKLTDTFSGGWRMRIELAKLLLQNNDILLLDEPTNHLDIESIIWLEGFLKNYPGAVAIVSHDKMFLDNVTNRTIEISLGRIYDYPKPYSKFLVLRQEIRDQQIASQKNQQKQIEQTEKLIEKFRAKASKATMAQSLIKKLDKIDRIEVDEDDNSVMTLNFPVSVTPGKVVVEANNIVKEYGDKKVLQGVSLHVERDSKIAFVGQNGQGKSTLAKIIVGELKHGGHLKLGHNVQIGYFAQNQAEYLDGNKTVLDTMIDAANEKNRSKVRDILGSFLFRGEEADKYVRVLSGGERNRLALAKLMLQPFNVLVMDEPTNHLDIKSKNVLKEALKRFEGTLLLVSHDRDFLQNLTDKVIEFKDHKIKEYLGDIDFYLEERNVENLREVEKRNVIKDKPKEKTNSYEDQKKLKSLNNRLSKIESQINELEKEIKKLDSELAINYDELAAKPDFFETYNIKKKKLSKLMSEWEMVQEELDEFES; encoded by the coding sequence ATGCTTAATATACATAACCTCTCTATTTCATTTCAGGGTGAATATTTATTTGAAGAAATAACCTTTAAATTAAGTCAAGGCGATCGCGTGGGCTTAATAGGAAAAAACGGTGCAGGTAAATCGACCATGCTGAAAATTATATCTAAAGATTTAGAGCCAGACTCTGGACAAATTTCTGCAGATAAAGATTTAAAAATAGGGTTTTTAAGACAAGATATAGATTTTGTTTTAGGACGTACTGTGTTAGAAGAAGCCTACCAAGCTTTCACAGAGATTAAAGATCTTGAAGCTAAAATGGAGTATATAAACGAACAGTTTGTAACTCGTACAGATTATGAAAGTGAATCCTACCACCAACTCATGGTCGATTTAAACGATCTACAACACCAATATGAAATTATTGGGGGTTATAATTACCAAGGGAATACAGAACGTATTTTACAAGGATTAGGATTTCAGCGTGAAGATTTTGAAAAATTAACAGATACGTTTTCCGGAGGCTGGCGAATGCGAATAGAATTAGCTAAATTATTACTTCAAAATAATGATATCTTATTACTCGATGAGCCCACTAACCACTTAGATATTGAATCTATAATATGGTTAGAAGGATTTCTTAAAAATTATCCAGGAGCAGTAGCTATTGTGTCTCACGATAAAATGTTTTTAGATAATGTTACTAACCGTACTATTGAAATATCTTTAGGTAGAATTTACGATTACCCTAAGCCGTATTCTAAATTTTTGGTATTGCGACAAGAGATTAGAGATCAGCAAATTGCATCTCAAAAAAATCAGCAAAAACAAATTGAGCAAACAGAAAAATTAATCGAAAAATTCCGTGCAAAAGCTTCTAAAGCTACCATGGCGCAATCACTAATTAAAAAATTAGATAAGATTGATCGTATAGAGGTAGATGAAGATGATAATAGTGTAATGACATTAAATTTTCCGGTATCTGTTACACCAGGGAAAGTGGTTGTAGAAGCTAACAATATTGTAAAAGAATATGGCGATAAAAAAGTGCTTCAGGGTGTAAGTTTACATGTAGAACGCGATAGCAAAATAGCATTTGTTGGTCAAAATGGACAGGGAAAATCTACTTTAGCTAAAATCATCGTAGGAGAATTAAAACATGGTGGACATTTAAAGTTAGGTCATAATGTACAAATTGGGTATTTCGCTCAAAACCAAGCCGAATATTTAGATGGTAATAAAACGGTTTTAGATACCATGATTGATGCTGCAAATGAAAAAAATAGAAGTAAGGTAAGAGATATTTTAGGGTCGTTTTTGTTTAGAGGAGAAGAAGCCGATAAATATGTACGTGTACTTTCTGGAGGTGAACGTAACCGCTTAGCCCTTGCTAAATTAATGCTACAACCATTTAATGTGTTGGTTATGGATGAGCCTACTAATCACCTCGATATTAAATCTAAAAATGTATTAAAGGAAGCCTTAAAACGTTTTGAAGGTACGCTACTTTTAGTCTCCCACGATCGAGATTTTCTTCAAAATTTAACCGATAAAGTTATTGAATTTAAAGACCATAAAATAAAAGAATATTTAGGGGATATCGATTTTTATTTAGAAGAACGAAACGTTGAAAACTTAAGAGAAGTAGAAAAACGTAATGTTATTAAAGATAAGCCTAAAGAGAAAACCAATTCTTACGAAGATCAAAAAAAATTAAAATCACTTAATAATAGATTAAGTAAAATTGAATCTCAGATA
- a CDS encoding DUF983 domain-containing protein: MFTKGSKIYSMITGVCPKCHQESMYVSKNPYKLGDVLKMHEQCSHCHTKYKIEPSFFYGAMYVSYAVGIAFAVAAFIISYLFIGTDLVTSFIAIVFTLIVFTPIIMRLSRNIWINMFMSFDKSLLNKTKN; encoded by the coding sequence ATGTTTACAAAAGGATCCAAAATATATAGTATGATAACTGGTGTTTGTCCAAAATGTCATCAAGAATCTATGTATGTTAGTAAAAATCCATATAAATTAGGAGACGTATTAAAAATGCATGAACAATGTTCTCATTGCCATACTAAATATAAAATAGAACCTTCTTTCTTTTATGGTGCTATGTATGTTAGTTATGCAGTTGGTATTGCTTTTGCTGTTGCTGCCTTTATAATTAGTTATTTATTTATTGGTACAGATTTAGTGACCTCCTTTATAGCTATAGTATTTACTTTAATTGTTTTTACACCTATTATTATGCGTTTATCCCGTAATATATGGATAAATATGTTTATGAGCTTTGATAAGAGCTTACTAAATAAAACAAAAAATTAA
- a CDS encoding NAD(P)/FAD-dependent oxidoreductase, producing the protein MKEVDYIIVGCGLAGISFIEEIKRNNGSVLVFDNHSQNSSTVAGGVYNPVVLKRFTSVWKAKEQLAIALPFYQTLEDKLGVKLDYKTSVYRRFLSSEEQNDWFAASDKPNVGEFISTKLIKNTTAAIDAKFGYGEVFDSGRIDTAQLISAYKIYLQKQEELDTSDFQYNTLKIENSGFIYNTVKAKHIVFAEGFGIKKNPFFNILPMVGAKGELLVIHAPDLKMSCILKTSVFLIPLGDDLYKVGATYQWTDKTDETTEAGKTELLDKLKSFLKCDFTVVKHLAGVRPTVKDRRPIVGEHLEHKHMYVLNGLGTRGVLIGPYVAKQLYNVIEHGGNLDPDINITRFY; encoded by the coding sequence ATGAAAGAAGTAGATTACATAATTGTGGGTTGCGGGTTAGCAGGGATATCTTTTATAGAAGAAATTAAGCGAAATAATGGCTCTGTTTTAGTTTTTGATAATCATTCACAAAATTCGTCTACAGTCGCAGGAGGAGTTTATAATCCTGTGGTTTTAAAACGTTTTACGTCAGTATGGAAAGCAAAAGAACAATTAGCAATAGCTTTACCATTTTATCAGACTTTAGAAGATAAATTGGGCGTAAAATTAGACTATAAAACCTCTGTATATCGCCGTTTTCTATCTTCAGAAGAACAAAACGATTGGTTTGCTGCTTCAGATAAACCTAATGTAGGAGAGTTTATATCTACCAAATTAATAAAAAATACCACTGCTGCGATTGATGCAAAATTTGGTTACGGCGAAGTTTTTGATTCCGGTCGGATAGATACCGCGCAATTAATTTCTGCTTATAAAATTTATTTACAAAAACAGGAGGAGCTAGACACAAGTGATTTTCAATATAATACACTTAAAATTGAAAATTCAGGGTTTATTTATAATACAGTAAAAGCAAAACATATTGTTTTTGCCGAAGGTTTTGGTATTAAAAAGAATCCATTTTTTAATATACTACCTATGGTAGGAGCAAAAGGAGAATTATTAGTAATCCATGCACCAGATTTAAAAATGTCTTGTATTCTAAAAACTAGTGTGTTTTTAATTCCTTTAGGAGACGATTTGTATAAAGTTGGAGCAACTTACCAATGGACAGATAAGACTGATGAAACTACCGAAGCTGGAAAAACAGAATTATTAGATAAATTAAAGAGTTTTTTAAAATGCGATTTTACTGTGGTTAAACATTTGGCAGGCGTAAGACCAACAGTAAAAGATAGACGTCCTATTGTGGGAGAACACTTAGAACACAAGCATATGTATGTTTTAAACGGTCTAGGAACTCGCGGTGTGCTAATTGGGCCATACGTAGCTAAACAACTATATAACGTTATAGAACATGGCGGGAATTTAGATCCAGATATTAATATAACACGCTTTTATTAA
- the porN gene encoding type IX secretion system ring subunit PorN/GldN: protein MNYKSFLLTLCSIFIASASFAQANILNAKSPEEIGLRTDAQKSLDNDKPLEYGYVDDRDLLFSKMVWEKVVLDERVNFPLYYPVDTNNIGSNRRSLYDVLIKAIKQGEIENIYDDSYFTTKRTLGDIQDALVLVDTTDMGYEQYNAEGVVDEQYINKQQISSYDVAEYWIKGLWYFDKRQSELKYRLLGIAPVAPDVNFLNDPNNKELIPLFWIFYPDARQVLHEAKAFNDNNSAVPFSFDHILNSRRFNGYIFKEENVFGDREVTEYIADNALMQLLESDRIKESIRNFELDMWSY, encoded by the coding sequence ATGAATTATAAAAGTTTTTTATTAACCCTGTGTAGCATATTTATAGCTTCAGCTTCTTTTGCGCAAGCAAATATATTAAATGCAAAAAGCCCAGAAGAAATCGGTTTAAGAACTGATGCTCAAAAATCATTAGATAATGATAAACCGTTAGAATATGGTTATGTTGACGATCGTGACCTATTATTCTCTAAAATGGTTTGGGAAAAAGTTGTGTTAGATGAGCGTGTAAACTTCCCATTATATTATCCTGTAGATACTAATAATATTGGAAGTAACAGACGCTCTCTTTATGATGTTCTAATCAAAGCTATTAAACAAGGCGAAATCGAAAATATTTATGATGATTCTTACTTTACAACAAAGAGAACATTAGGAGATATTCAAGATGCTTTAGTCTTAGTAGATACTACTGATATGGGGTACGAACAATATAACGCAGAAGGGGTTGTAGATGAGCAATATATTAATAAACAACAAATTTCGTCTTACGATGTTGCTGAATATTGGATTAAAGGTTTATGGTATTTTGATAAGCGTCAGTCTGAATTAAAATATCGTTTACTGGGTATAGCACCAGTTGCACCGGATGTTAACTTTCTTAACGACCCAAATAATAAAGAGTTAATTCCTTTATTTTGGATTTTTTATCCAGATGCAAGACAAGTGTTACACGAAGCTAAGGCTTTTAATGATAATAATAGTGCAGTGCCGTTTTCTTTTGATCATATTCTTAATTCTAGACGCTTTAATGGATATATTTTTAAAGAGGAAAACGTATTTGGAGACAGAGAAGTTACAGAGTACATAGCAGATAATGCTTTAATGCAGTTATTAGAATCTGATAGAATTAAAGAAAGTATTAGAAATTTTGAACTTGATATGTGGTCTTATTAA
- the porM gene encoding type IX secretion system motor protein PorM/GldM, with the protein MAGGNLSARQKMINLMYLIFIAMLALNMSKEVLSAFGLMNEKLVESNQLATARNQALLANLAVKADENPEKFKPLKQKADKIEELGKDFNSYLEGLKTKMTADLDDATDYETMDKGDFLDNHFFQGDNYKPEGEEFLNQIAKFRDGTVAVLESDPKLAPMAADVKKKFSTSPVENRDGIEVDWLEYNYKGYPLVASLTKITQLQSDLKTTNSEVLNNMLAGSLAAEASMTNYTTLLETSKSAYFNGETFDGNIVLGRKDGSTKPNKVELTLDGRPLTEEQYTVEDGKVKLNFGTGSAGEHVIEGKLTFLQDGESVEVPVKSTFATISKPNAATISADKMNVVYRGVANPMTITFAGIADNKVNASAPGLKKGSGNGKYIMNPGSGREVTINVSGVLPDGNKVSDKATFRIKDIPSPTGTIRGESGNVSMQRNSLASATIGAKLDDFDFDLPLKVTSFKIKIPGQPTITVGGTKLNSRAEAALRKAKRGEAVTIFDISAQINGNSSYKLKKVSPILIELSN; encoded by the coding sequence ATGGCAGGAGGAAATTTATCTGCAAGGCAGAAAATGATTAACTTGATGTATTTAATTTTCATTGCGATGTTAGCATTGAATATGTCAAAAGAGGTGCTTTCAGCATTTGGATTAATGAACGAAAAATTGGTTGAATCAAACCAATTAGCAACAGCTCGTAATCAAGCTTTATTAGCTAATTTAGCTGTGAAAGCAGACGAAAACCCGGAAAAATTTAAACCCCTTAAACAAAAGGCAGATAAAATTGAAGAGTTAGGTAAAGACTTTAATTCGTATCTAGAAGGTTTAAAAACAAAAATGACAGCAGACCTAGATGATGCTACGGATTATGAAACTATGGATAAAGGAGATTTCTTAGATAATCACTTTTTTCAAGGCGATAACTATAAGCCAGAAGGTGAAGAATTCTTAAATCAAATCGCTAAATTTAGAGATGGGACTGTTGCTGTTTTAGAATCAGATCCTAAATTAGCTCCCATGGCAGCAGATGTTAAAAAGAAATTTAGTACATCTCCAGTAGAAAATAGAGATGGTATTGAAGTAGATTGGTTAGAATACAATTATAAAGGATATCCTTTAGTTGCTTCTTTAACAAAGATTACTCAATTACAATCAGATCTTAAAACAACAAATTCAGAAGTTTTAAATAATATGTTAGCAGGGTCTTTAGCAGCTGAAGCTTCTATGACTAACTATACAACTTTATTAGAAACGTCTAAATCTGCATACTTTAATGGAGAAACTTTTGATGGTAACATTGTATTAGGTCGTAAAGATGGTTCTACAAAACCAAATAAAGTTGAATTAACTCTAGACGGAAGACCATTAACTGAAGAGCAATATACTGTAGAAGATGGTAAAGTAAAATTAAACTTTGGTACAGGAAGTGCTGGAGAACATGTTATTGAAGGTAAATTAACATTTTTACAAGATGGAGAGTCTGTAGAAGTGCCTGTAAAATCTACTTTTGCTACTATTTCTAAGCCAAATGCAGCAACAATCTCTGCAGATAAGATGAATGTAGTATATCGTGGTGTTGCAAACCCAATGACTATTACTTTTGCAGGTATTGCAGATAACAAAGTAAATGCAAGCGCGCCTGGTTTAAAGAAAGGTTCTGGTAATGGTAAATATATAATGAATCCAGGTTCTGGAAGAGAAGTTACTATTAACGTAAGCGGAGTTTTACCTGATGGAAACAAAGTGTCTGATAAAGCTACATTTAGAATTAAGGATATTCCAAGCCCAACAGGAACTATTCGTGGAGAGTCTGGAAATGTGTCTATGCAGCGTAATAGTTTAGCATCTGCTACTATTGGAGCAAAATTAGATGATTTTGATTTCGACTTACCTTTAAAAGTAACATCTTTTAAAATTAAAATACCTGGACAACCTACAATTACAGTTGGAGGAACTAAGCTTAATAGTAGAGCAGAAGCTGCATTACGTAAAGCTAAACGAGGAGAGGCTGTAACAATTTTTGATATCTCTGCTCAAATCAATGGTAATTCATCTTATAAATTGAAAAAAGTATCTCCAATTTTAATAGAGCTTTCTAACTAA
- the porL gene encoding type IX secretion system motor protein PorL/GldL translates to MAKSKAGKRMMNMAYGLGASVVIIGALFKITHIEFGPITGNLMLTIGLVAEAVIFALSAFEPVEEELDWSKVYPELAGGTPKATVKGKAEEPKDAEGLLSKKLDNLLKEAKIDANLMASLGTSIKNFEGAAKGINPTIDSIASTKKYGEEMSIAASQMESLNSLYKVQLESVSRQATINKESVENAQKLKDQMQSLASNLSSLNGVYGGMLSAMVKK, encoded by the coding sequence ATGGCAAAATCTAAAGCAGGAAAAAGAATGATGAACATGGCCTATGGTCTTGGAGCGTCAGTAGTAATCATTGGAGCATTATTTAAGATTACACATATTGAATTTGGACCTATAACAGGTAACTTAATGTTAACTATTGGTCTTGTAGCAGAAGCGGTTATTTTCGCATTATCTGCATTTGAACCAGTAGAAGAAGAATTAGACTGGTCTAAAGTTTATCCTGAATTAGCAGGCGGAACTCCTAAAGCAACTGTAAAAGGTAAAGCAGAAGAACCTAAAGATGCTGAAGGATTATTATCTAAAAAATTAGATAACTTATTAAAAGAAGCTAAAATTGATGCAAACTTAATGGCTAGTTTAGGAACTAGTATTAAAAACTTTGAAGGTGCTGCAAAAGGGATTAATCCTACAATAGACTCTATTGCTTCTACAAAAAAATATGGTGAAGAAATGTCTATCGCTGCATCTCAAATGGAATCTTTAAACAGCCTTTATAAAGTGCAATTAGAGAGTGTTTCTCGTCAAGCAACTATTAATAAAGAGTCTGTAGAAAATGCACAAAAATTAAAAGATCAAATGCAATCTTTAGCATCTAACTTATCATCTTTAAACGGTGTTTACGGTGGAATGCTTTCTGCTATGGTAAAAAAATAA
- the porK gene encoding type IX secretion system lipoprotein PorK/GldK: MKKLVLLTVVLTVIMSCGSGDRGELVGVQGKRWHPEKPYGMTLVPGGSFIMGKADDDLAGIQDAPSKTVTVRAFYMDETEITNGEYRQFVNWVRDSIIRTRLANLADEVGKTPEDGGIGEFAYTDADTASMTVYEKYMLDNYSGLGPTGNEGRKLNKRVDLIYDQAEYPDELYTEVMDSMHIPLEESYNGQRTWDVNKFKFQYTYLDIQKAAKNKNLKRSDVIVQEEVMVYPDTTAWIRDFSYSYNEPMHNDYFWHDAYGEYPVVGVSWKQANAFCQWRTLYKNAYQKDKKRQYVNSFRLPSEAEWEYAARGGLQAATFPWGGPYAKDDRGCFLANFKPLRGDYAADQALYTVEAKSYEPNDYNLYNMAGNVAEWVYSSYDPASYEYSSSINPIVNDNSNQRKVVRGGSWKDVAYFLQVSSRDYEYADSARSYIGFRTVQDYMGTDITGNSGR, translated from the coding sequence ATGAAAAAATTAGTATTATTAACAGTTGTATTAACAGTAATAATGAGTTGTGGCTCTGGAGACAGAGGTGAACTTGTTGGAGTTCAAGGAAAAAGGTGGCATCCAGAAAAACCTTACGGAATGACTTTAGTTCCAGGTGGATCATTTATTATGGGTAAAGCCGATGATGATTTAGCAGGAATTCAAGATGCGCCTTCTAAAACAGTAACAGTTCGTGCATTCTATATGGATGAAACTGAAATTACTAATGGAGAGTACAGACAATTTGTAAATTGGGTTCGCGATTCTATAATCAGAACACGTTTGGCCAATTTAGCAGATGAAGTTGGAAAAACTCCTGAAGATGGTGGGATTGGAGAATTTGCTTACACAGATGCAGATACCGCTAGTATGACTGTCTATGAAAAGTATATGTTAGACAATTATAGTGGTTTAGGGCCTACAGGAAACGAAGGGAGAAAATTGAATAAACGCGTAGATTTAATTTATGATCAAGCAGAATATCCAGACGAGCTTTATACAGAAGTTATGGACTCTATGCACATTCCTTTAGAAGAATCTTACAACGGACAACGTACTTGGGATGTTAATAAATTTAAATTTCAATATACCTATCTAGATATTCAAAAAGCTGCGAAAAATAAAAACCTTAAACGTAGTGATGTTATTGTGCAAGAAGAAGTAATGGTGTATCCAGATACTACAGCTTGGATAAGAGATTTTTCTTACTCATATAATGAGCCAATGCATAATGATTATTTCTGGCATGATGCTTATGGTGAATACCCAGTGGTAGGTGTAAGCTGGAAACAAGCCAATGCATTCTGCCAATGGAGAACATTGTATAAAAATGCATACCAAAAAGACAAAAAAAGACAATACGTAAACTCTTTTAGATTACCTTCTGAAGCAGAGTGGGAATATGCTGCTCGTGGTGGATTGCAAGCTGCAACTTTTCCTTGGGGAGGACCATATGCTAAAGACGACAGAGGATGTTTCTTAGCAAACTTTAAGCCTTTAAGAGGGGATTATGCAGCAGATCAAGCTTTATATACAGTAGAAGCTAAATCTTACGAGCCTAATGATTATAATTTATATAATATGGCTGGTAATGTTGCAGAATGGGTGTACTCATCTTACGACCCAGCATCTTACGAATATTCATCTTCTATTAACCCTATTGTTAACGACAATTCTAACCAACGTAAAGTTGTACGTGGGGGGTCTTGGAAAGATGTCGCTTACTTTTTACAAGTTAGCTCAAGAGATTACGAATACGCTGATTCAGCAAGAAGTTACATTGGATTTAGAACTGTTCAAGATTACATGGGAACAGATATTACAGGTAACTCAGGAAGATAA
- a CDS encoding formimidoylglutamase has translation MADLNFLAPVPDAVVAYTEVLSPQTIGKKIKIHTKEHGIPDLEGVEIVLLGVLENRNDVNYIGEDFNLNEIRNAFYKLFPGSWSTKLADLGDIYKGETVEDTYYALKETVSELVKLKIIPVVLGGSQDLTYPMYRAFDKIIPMVNLVNVDRNFDLGDLTQPIKNDSFVGKIILEEPYNLFNYATIGYQTYFNSQEQIDLMETLYFEAYRLGQVSNDITLVEPVMRDANIVSVDLGSIKASEVSLNQKVSPNGLDGKEICAITRYAGISNKVSTLGIFEYKPSKDDEITCILISQMIWYFIEGVNNRVEDTDFKDEHIYQKFITLVDSQELNFYKSIKTGRWWIEIPFLNEINNKLKRHTLLPCMHQDYLDACNNKIPQRWFKAYQKNCV, from the coding sequence ATGGCCGACCTTAATTTTTTGGCTCCAGTACCCGATGCTGTTGTTGCATATACAGAGGTGTTATCGCCACAAACTATTGGTAAAAAAATAAAAATACATACAAAAGAACATGGTATTCCTGATTTAGAAGGTGTAGAAATCGTATTATTAGGGGTTCTAGAAAATAGAAATGATGTTAATTATATAGGAGAAGATTTTAATTTAAACGAAATCCGCAATGCCTTCTATAAGTTATTTCCAGGAAGTTGGAGTACAAAATTAGCTGATTTAGGAGATATATATAAAGGAGAAACTGTAGAAGACACATACTACGCCTTAAAGGAAACGGTTTCAGAATTGGTAAAATTAAAAATTATACCAGTTGTACTAGGCGGAAGTCAAGATCTTACATACCCTATGTATCGTGCATTCGATAAGATTATTCCAATGGTTAACCTTGTAAATGTAGATCGTAATTTTGATTTAGGAGATTTAACACAGCCTATTAAAAACGATAGTTTTGTAGGTAAAATTATCTTAGAAGAGCCCTATAACTTATTTAACTATGCAACTATTGGCTATCAAACTTACTTTAATTCTCAGGAACAGATAGATTTAATGGAAACATTATATTTTGAAGCCTATAGATTGGGGCAAGTCTCTAATGATATTACGCTAGTAGAACCTGTAATGCGTGATGCAAATATTGTCTCAGTAGATTTAGGATCTATAAAAGCTTCAGAAGTGAGTTTAAATCAAAAAGTTTCTCCAAATGGTTTAGACGGTAAAGAAATATGCGCTATAACTAGATATGCGGGTATTAGTAATAAAGTAAGTACACTCGGTATTTTTGAATATAAACCTTCTAAGGACGATGAAATTACTTGTATTTTAATTTCTCAAATGATTTGGTATTTTATTGAAGGCGTTAATAATAGAGTAGAAGATACTGACTTTAAAGATGAACATATATACCAAAAATTTATTACCTTAGTCGACTCCCAAGAACTCAATTTTTACAAAAGCATCAAGACTGGACGCTGGTGGATTGAGATCCCCTTTTTAAATGAAATTAATAATAAATTGAAAAGACATACGTTATTACCGTGTATGCATCAAGATTATTTAGATGCTTGTAATAACAAAATTCCTCAACGTTGGTTCAAAGCTTATCAAAAAAATTGCGTTTAA